The Hyphomonadaceae bacterium ML37 genome includes a region encoding these proteins:
- a CDS encoding acyl-CoA dehydrogenase family protein, with the protein MNAQVLNTARPAWLDQEDVNMFDHAVRGFLTKECLPHGDRWEKEGQVDRDVWTKAGEAGLLCPACPEEYGGAGGDWRHDYAFHMAVAELGVDGWGASLHNSIVAPYVWHYGSEEQKQRILPKMLSGEYVGAIAMTEPGAGSDLQGVKTTAVRDGNGYRINGSKTFITNGGTANLIVVVAKTDPKAGAKGTSLFLVETDGLEGFRRGRNLDKVGLKAQDTAELFFEDMWVPAEALLGQDEGRGFVQLMEQLPQERLQIAVQGVGMMKRALAETINYVKERKAFGKAVIDFQNTQFKLAELKTKATIAEVFCQHCSDLLIQGKLDAATASMAKYWVTDIQCELVDECVQLHGGYGFMNEYPIARMWRDARVQRIYGGTNEIMKVLIARTL; encoded by the coding sequence ATGAATGCTCAAGTGCTCAATACGGCCCGACCCGCCTGGCTCGACCAGGAGGACGTGAACATGTTCGACCACGCCGTGAGGGGCTTCCTGACCAAGGAATGCCTGCCCCACGGGGATCGCTGGGAGAAAGAGGGCCAGGTCGACCGCGATGTCTGGACCAAGGCGGGCGAAGCAGGCCTGCTCTGCCCGGCTTGCCCCGAGGAATATGGCGGCGCCGGCGGGGACTGGCGCCATGACTACGCCTTCCACATGGCTGTCGCCGAGCTGGGCGTGGACGGCTGGGGCGCGTCTTTGCACAACTCCATCGTCGCCCCCTATGTCTGGCATTACGGCTCGGAAGAGCAAAAGCAGCGCATCCTGCCTAAAATGCTGTCGGGTGAATATGTCGGCGCCATCGCCATGACCGAGCCCGGCGCGGGCTCGGACCTTCAGGGCGTGAAAACGACGGCGGTGCGCGATGGCAATGGCTATCGCATCAATGGCTCGAAGACATTCATCACCAATGGCGGCACGGCGAACCTGATCGTGGTGGTGGCCAAGACCGACCCCAAGGCCGGCGCCAAAGGCACCTCGCTCTTCCTCGTCGAGACCGACGGGCTGGAGGGTTTCCGGCGCGGGCGCAATCTCGACAAGGTGGGCCTGAAAGCCCAGGACACCGCCGAATTGTTCTTTGAGGACATGTGGGTGCCCGCCGAGGCCCTGCTGGGTCAGGACGAGGGCCGCGGTTTCGTCCAGCTGATGGAGCAATTGCCCCAGGAGCGGCTGCAGATCGCGGTGCAGGGCGTGGGCATGATGAAGCGCGCGCTGGCCGAGACCATCAATTACGTCAAGGAGCGCAAGGCCTTCGGCAAGGCGGTCATCGATTTTCAGAACACCCAGTTCAAGCTCGCCGAACTCAAGACCAAGGCCACCATCGCCGAGGTGTTCTGCCAGCACTGCTCGGACCTTCTGATCCAGGGCAAGCTGGACGCGGCCACCGCCTCCATGGCGAAATACTGGGTCACCGACATCCAGTGCGAGCTGGTGGACGAATGCGTCCAGCTTCATGGCGGCTACGGCTTCATGAACGAATACCCCATCGCCCGCATGTGGCGCGACGCGCGCGTGCAACGCATCTATGGCGGCACCAACGAGATCATGAAAGTGCTCATCGCAAGGACGCTCTAG
- a CDS encoding acyl-CoA dehydrogenase C-terminal domain-containing protein, translating to MPQYRAPLRDQKFVLNELLDVQQYTHLDGFAEATPDIIDAILEEGAKLCENVLSPLNKVGDVQGCTLKDGVVTTPEGFKDAYTQMTEGGWTALSGDPKYGGQGLPHFLNLAFNEMVTSSNMAFGMYPGLTGGAAQALVVGGSDEQKQLYLPKMISGEWSGTMNLTEPHCGTDLGMLRTKAVPNGDGSYKISGQKIWISAGEHGLSKNIVHLVLARIEGAPAGVKGISLFVVPKFIPDENGEPGQRNTLKCGGLEHKMGIHGNATCVMDYDEATGWLVGEENKGLRIMFVMMNEARLGVGLQGLGLAETAYQFSLSFAKDRLQGRSLTGPKNPDGPADPIIVHPDVRRMLMDQKVFVEGARALAYWTALQGDLEHKGEDDKARETAGDYMALLTPVIKAYLTDKGYDSVSKGLQIHGGSGFTEEWGMSQLLRDARITLIYEGTNGVQALDLVGRKLAMKGMAPINNFFAALDAFVAENKGDSAIASSVEGLEAVTAKLKRATNWLVEKGLENFDNAGAASTDYLHLFGLTCFAWTWAKMAKVAAAKVAAGETDPIYAAKLVTAEYFVARWLPDADAHLARIESGAGNLMALAAEAF from the coding sequence ATGCCCCAGTACCGCGCCCCGCTTCGTGATCAGAAATTCGTCCTCAACGAGCTTCTGGACGTTCAGCAATACACCCATCTCGACGGCTTCGCCGAGGCGACGCCCGACATCATCGACGCCATTCTGGAGGAGGGCGCCAAGCTGTGTGAGAACGTGCTGTCGCCGCTGAACAAGGTGGGCGATGTGCAGGGCTGCACGCTGAAAGACGGCGTCGTGACCACGCCCGAGGGCTTCAAGGACGCCTATACCCAGATGACCGAAGGCGGCTGGACCGCGCTGTCGGGCGATCCCAAGTATGGCGGCCAGGGCCTGCCGCATTTCCTGAACCTCGCCTTCAACGAGATGGTGACCAGCTCCAACATGGCGTTCGGCATGTATCCGGGTCTCACCGGCGGCGCCGCGCAGGCGCTGGTGGTGGGCGGCTCGGACGAGCAGAAGCAGCTCTATCTACCCAAGATGATCTCCGGAGAATGGTCGGGCACGATGAACCTGACCGAGCCCCATTGCGGCACGGATCTGGGCATGCTGCGCACCAAGGCCGTGCCCAATGGCGACGGGTCCTACAAGATTTCCGGCCAGAAAATCTGGATTTCGGCGGGCGAGCACGGCCTGTCGAAGAATATCGTTCACCTGGTGCTGGCACGCATTGAAGGCGCGCCGGCGGGCGTGAAGGGTATTTCGCTCTTCGTCGTGCCCAAATTCATCCCCGATGAAAACGGCGAGCCGGGCCAGCGCAATACGCTGAAATGCGGCGGGCTGGAGCACAAGATGGGCATTCACGGCAACGCCACCTGCGTCATGGATTATGACGAGGCCACCGGCTGGCTGGTGGGCGAGGAGAACAAGGGACTGCGCATCATGTTCGTCATGATGAACGAGGCGCGCCTGGGCGTGGGCCTGCAGGGTCTGGGCCTGGCCGAGACCGCCTACCAGTTCTCGCTCAGCTTCGCCAAAGACCGGCTTCAGGGCCGCTCGCTGACGGGGCCGAAAAACCCGGACGGCCCGGCCGATCCGATCATCGTGCACCCGGACGTGCGGCGCATGCTGATGGACCAGAAAGTGTTTGTGGAGGGCGCGCGGGCGCTGGCCTACTGGACCGCGCTGCAAGGCGATCTGGAGCACAAGGGCGAAGACGACAAGGCGCGCGAGACCGCAGGCGATTACATGGCGCTGCTGACCCCGGTGATCAAAGCCTATCTCACCGACAAGGGCTATGACAGCGTTTCCAAGGGCCTGCAGATTCATGGCGGCTCGGGCTTCACCGAGGAGTGGGGCATGTCCCAGCTCCTGCGTGATGCGCGCATCACCCTGATCTATGAAGGCACCAATGGCGTGCAGGCGCTGGACCTGGTGGGCCGCAAGCTGGCCATGAAGGGCATGGCGCCGATCAATAATTTCTTCGCCGCGCTGGACGCCTTCGTGGCGGAAAACAAGGGCGACAGCGCCATCGCATCGTCCGTGGAGGGCCTCGAAGCGGTCACCGCCAAGCTCAAGCGCGCCACCAACTGGCTGGTGGAGAAGGGGCTGGAGAATTTCGACAATGCGGGCGCGGCCTCGACCGATTACCTGCACCTGTTCGGCCTGACCTGCTTTGCCTGGACCTGGGCGAAGATGGCCAAGGTCGCCGCTGCGAAAGTCGCCGCGGGCGAAACCGATCCGATCTATGCCGCCAAGCTTGTCACGGCGGAGTATTTCGTCGCCCGCTGGCTGCCGGACGCCGACGCCCATCTGGCGCGCATCGAAAGCGGCGCCGGCAATCTGATGGCGCTCGCCGCCGAGGCGTTCTAG
- a CDS encoding MerR family DNA-binding transcriptional regulator — MSHTPAPDSLSTIRELAERFDVTARTLRFYEQKGLLKPRRRGATRLYTAADCARLELILRGRRVGFSLDDVREMLEIEQLDHGSHAHMTLALERMRDRITVLERQRDDIDAALAELHAGTRWLEARLANREPPDDIKRRARAFEALAAARLTEWAAGPPD; from the coding sequence ATGAGCCACACACCCGCGCCTGACTCGCTGTCGACGATCCGGGAGCTTGCCGAACGTTTTGACGTCACGGCGCGCACGCTGCGCTTTTACGAACAGAAGGGCCTGCTCAAACCGCGCCGGCGCGGGGCCACACGGCTGTACACGGCGGCTGATTGCGCCCGGCTGGAGCTGATCCTGCGCGGGCGCCGGGTGGGCTTTTCCCTCGATGATGTGCGCGAGATGCTGGAGATCGAACAGCTCGATCACGGCTCCCACGCTCACATGACGCTGGCGCTGGAGCGCATGCGCGACCGCATCACAGTGCTGGAGCGTCAGCGCGACGATATCGACGCGGCGCTGGCCGAACTGCACGCCGGGACGCGCTGGCTCGAAGCCCGCCTGGCCAATCGCGAACCGCCTGACGACATCAAACGCCGGGCGCGCGCCTTCGAGGCGCTGGCTGCGGCGCGCCTGACCGAATGGGCCGCTGGCCCGCCTGACTGA
- a CDS encoding cisplatin damage response ATP-dependent DNA ligase, which translates to MERFARLLDTLAFTPQRNAKLRALEVHFGAAPDPERGLALAALTGALAFRGAKAGVIRELAAQRTDQVLFALSYDYVGDLAETVALIWPSRPGANRPPDLAEVIDTLQTITRAEAPAQIEAWLDALDSTGRWALLKLVTGGLRVGVSARLAKTALAQYGGVPVNEIEEIWHGLEPPYEALFAWLDGKAPKPESAAKSPFRPVMLSHPVEPRDLEALDPKDVQAEWKWDGIRVQAVSEGGVRRLYTRTGDDISHTFPDVLAALDFEGALDGELLVRASDGGPAPFGDLQQRLNRKTVSKAQMTRHPAFIRAYDLLVEGEEDLRALPFAQRRQRLEAFVAGLASDRIDLSAPVAFDSWDALDALRADPPHAQAEGVMIKRLASPYLPGRPRGEWFKWKRDPFLIDAVLMYAQRGHGKRSSFYSDFTFGVWRTGEDGEALTPVGKAYFGFTDAELKQLDAFVKDNTVERFGPVRAVKAGRDFGLVLEIAFEGLNRSPRHKSGIAMRFPRIHRIRWDKPAAEADRLETLEAMLGGG; encoded by the coding sequence ATGGAGCGTTTTGCCCGACTGCTCGATACGCTGGCTTTCACGCCGCAGCGGAACGCCAAGCTGCGGGCGCTGGAGGTGCATTTTGGCGCGGCGCCCGACCCCGAGCGCGGGCTGGCGCTGGCGGCGCTGACGGGGGCGCTGGCGTTTCGCGGCGCCAAGGCCGGCGTGATCCGTGAACTGGCGGCGCAGCGCACCGATCAGGTGTTGTTTGCCCTGTCCTATGATTATGTCGGCGATCTCGCTGAAACCGTGGCGCTGATCTGGCCATCAAGGCCCGGCGCCAACCGGCCCCCTGACCTCGCCGAGGTGATCGACACCCTGCAGACCATCACCCGCGCCGAGGCGCCGGCCCAGATCGAGGCCTGGCTGGATGCGCTGGATTCCACCGGGCGCTGGGCGCTGTTGAAGCTGGTCACGGGCGGGCTTCGCGTGGGGGTGTCGGCGCGTCTGGCCAAGACGGCGCTGGCGCAATATGGCGGCGTGCCGGTCAATGAGATCGAGGAGATCTGGCACGGGCTGGAACCGCCCTATGAGGCGCTGTTCGCCTGGCTGGACGGCAAGGCGCCGAAGCCCGAAAGCGCCGCCAAATCGCCCTTCCGCCCGGTCATGCTGTCCCATCCGGTGGAGCCGCGCGATCTGGAAGCGCTCGACCCCAAGGACGTTCAGGCGGAATGGAAATGGGACGGCATCCGCGTGCAGGCGGTGAGCGAGGGCGGGGTGCGCCGGCTCTACACCCGCACGGGCGACGACATTTCCCATACATTTCCCGACGTGCTGGCGGCGCTGGATTTTGAAGGCGCGCTGGACGGCGAGCTGCTCGTGCGCGCCAGCGATGGCGGGCCGGCGCCGTTCGGCGATCTGCAGCAGAGGCTCAACCGAAAGACGGTCTCCAAAGCGCAGATGACGCGCCACCCGGCCTTTATCCGCGCCTATGATCTTCTGGTGGAAGGTGAAGAGGATCTGCGCGCCCTGCCGTTTGCGCAGCGCCGCCAGCGTCTGGAGGCGTTTGTGGCGGGGCTGGCCTCGGACCGCATCGATCTGTCGGCGCCGGTGGCGTTTGACAGCTGGGACGCGCTGGACGCCCTGCGTGCCGATCCGCCCCACGCCCAGGCCGAGGGCGTGATGATCAAGCGCCTGGCCAGTCCCTATCTGCCCGGCCGTCCGCGCGGCGAATGGTTCAAGTGGAAGCGTGATCCGTTTCTCATCGACGCGGTGCTGATGTACGCCCAGCGCGGCCACGGCAAGCGCTCCAGCTTCTATTCCGACTTCACCTTCGGCGTCTGGCGCACAGGCGAGGATGGCGAGGCGCTGACCCCGGTGGGCAAGGCGTATTTCGGCTTCACCGACGCCGAACTCAAACAGCTCGACGCGTTTGTGAAGGACAATACCGTGGAGCGCTTCGGACCCGTGCGCGCGGTGAAGGCGGGGCGGGATTTCGGCCTGGTGCTGGAGATCGCGTTCGAGGGGCTCAACCGCTCGCCGCGCCACAAATCCGGAATCGCCATGCGCTTCCCCCGCATTCACCGCATCCGCTGGGACAAGCCCGCGGCGGAAGCCGACCGGCTGGAGACGCTGGAGGCGATGTTGGGGGGCGGGTGA
- a CDS encoding prolyl oligopeptidase family serine peptidase, with translation MGARFSGLMAILAAAAMALFAPPAIAQAPDPGPFAEMEAFSEPRLSPDGRRVAAICAGRGQRSVCVFDLTGAERPRLYEPPERASVGGFYWASNRHVIIEVSFAWRAGQSDAHTVYANERGVILNVDTGEAPIFLQNMRNYLGATNQVASLLTGEPGAAIAQMVVQRGDSNPDTGTRLAPGEFATMTLRVDLETGHGERMSSSNTAGRIRRDIMTADGRTIASTSRLPSGADFRLDNAQGQPLYIAEPGRPAPAQISVIEHGAALAMRINTGAQKGLHRVDLETGALTPIELPADAGDQYAMLVDDWRDELAGVSIMHDDLPGQVFIDADLRDLHASLAQALDGVLPCARVALTSWSADRMMVTVAATQRGRPSQYFLFDGATGDLSILGSQAPALDQTPLGPVEAFRYDASDGLSIPAFLTLPPGKTRADGPFPLVALPHGGPFARDTASFDWWAQYYASLGYAVLQPNFRGSSGYGGEFERAGHGEFGGLMIRDIADGAAHLVREGVAREGGYCAAGASYGGYAALMLGLIDRANVRCIIAFAPVTDPVELLGQPGARRLFWERYVGARAEMRADPASISPARRASEYAAPILLLHGVEDSTVPVAESRHLDRVMRRSGRLRYIEMRAIDHYLTTADSRRQLLSESAALLREHLPVE, from the coding sequence ATGGGTGCACGGTTTTCAGGCCTGATGGCGATCCTGGCGGCAGCGGCGATGGCGCTGTTCGCGCCGCCCGCCATCGCGCAGGCGCCCGATCCCGGTCCCTTCGCCGAGATGGAGGCGTTCTCCGAACCCCGGCTTTCGCCCGACGGGCGGCGCGTCGCGGCCATCTGCGCCGGGCGGGGCCAGCGTTCGGTGTGTGTGTTCGATCTCACCGGCGCCGAGCGCCCGCGCCTGTACGAACCGCCCGAGCGCGCCAGCGTGGGCGGGTTCTACTGGGCCAGCAACCGGCACGTGATTATCGAGGTCAGCTTCGCCTGGCGCGCCGGGCAGAGCGACGCGCACACGGTCTACGCCAATGAGCGCGGCGTGATCCTGAACGTTGACACCGGGGAGGCGCCGATCTTCCTGCAGAACATGCGCAATTATCTCGGCGCCACCAATCAGGTCGCCTCCCTGCTCACCGGCGAGCCGGGCGCCGCGATCGCCCAGATGGTGGTCCAGCGCGGCGATTCCAATCCCGACACCGGCACCCGGCTGGCGCCGGGCGAGTTCGCGACCATGACGCTGCGCGTCGATCTCGAGACCGGACACGGCGAGCGCATGTCCTCCAGCAATACCGCAGGGCGCATTCGCCGGGACATCATGACAGCGGACGGCCGCACCATCGCGAGCACCTCGCGCCTGCCCTCCGGCGCCGATTTCAGGCTCGACAACGCCCAGGGCCAGCCGCTCTACATCGCCGAACCAGGCCGGCCCGCCCCCGCGCAGATCAGCGTGATCGAGCACGGCGCCGCGCTGGCCATGCGCATCAATACCGGCGCGCAGAAAGGGCTGCACCGGGTCGATCTGGAAACCGGGGCGCTGACGCCGATCGAGCTGCCGGCAGACGCAGGAGACCAGTACGCGATGCTGGTCGACGATTGGCGCGACGAACTGGCCGGCGTCTCGATCATGCATGACGATCTGCCTGGCCAGGTGTTCATCGACGCGGACCTGCGCGATCTGCACGCCAGCCTGGCCCAGGCGCTGGACGGCGTCCTGCCCTGCGCCCGGGTGGCCCTCACCTCCTGGTCAGCCGACCGGATGATGGTCACCGTCGCGGCCACCCAGCGCGGCCGTCCGTCGCAATACTTCCTGTTTGACGGCGCCACCGGCGATCTCAGCATTCTGGGGTCCCAGGCGCCGGCCCTCGACCAGACCCCGCTCGGCCCGGTCGAAGCCTTCCGCTATGATGCGTCCGACGGCCTGTCCATTCCCGCCTTCCTGACCCTGCCGCCGGGCAAGACCCGCGCCGACGGCCCCTTCCCGCTGGTCGCCCTGCCCCATGGCGGCCCCTTCGCGCGCGACACCGCCAGCTTTGACTGGTGGGCGCAGTACTACGCCTCGCTCGGCTATGCGGTGCTGCAGCCCAATTTCCGCGGGTCCAGCGGCTATGGCGGCGAATTCGAGCGCGCCGGCCATGGCGAGTTTGGCGGGCTGATGATCCGCGACATCGCCGACGGCGCCGCCCATCTGGTGCGTGAAGGCGTGGCGCGCGAGGGCGGATATTGCGCCGCGGGCGCCTCCTATGGCGGCTATGCCGCGCTGATGCTGGGCCTCATCGACCGGGCGAATGTGCGCTGCATCATCGCCTTTGCGCCCGTCACCGATCCGGTGGAGCTGCTGGGCCAGCCCGGCGCCCGGCGCCTGTTCTGGGAGCGCTATGTCGGTGCGCGCGCCGAAATGCGCGCCGACCCCGCCTCCATCTCGCCCGCGCGCCGCGCCAGCGAATATGCCGCCCCCATCCTGCTCTTGCACGGGGTGGAGGATTCCACCGTGCCGGTCGCGGAATCGCGCCATCTCGACCGCGTGATGCGCCGCTCGGGCCGCCTGCGCTATATCGAAATGCGCGCCATCGACCACTACCTCACCACCGCCGACTCCCGCCGCCAGCTCCTCAGCGAAAGCGCCGCGCTGCTGCGCGAGCATCTGCCGGTGGAGTGA
- a CDS encoding RelA/SpoT domain-containing protein has translation MSFPEPGFSKGEVDRSGDRFRAGTATEHDEVVLANWRAAHGRVINVFQANLRNRCKEFQYPVGQRLKRFPTIVDKLTRQPEMHLARMNDIAGCRVIFPTIKSLYQFRDQLLKARWSHKLTHDPDRYDYVERPKETGYRGIHLVYSFVPRGRGAEPWRGLRIEIQLRTKAQHVWATGVETGDLLTKGRAKFGEGADAYRRYWLLASEIIARTREGQPSYLAELSSEEIVYHFEALDQQLNIRRLMRSARRSQPKLKAEASTVLIYRADRKLPLTAHSFSHWQDAVKFYNKAEKDLADQADVVLVEADNVKSIRNVFRNYFSNTTDFLRYIDAGINLLK, from the coding sequence GTGTCATTTCCTGAACCCGGCTTTTCGAAAGGCGAGGTTGACCGCTCGGGAGATCGTTTCCGTGCAGGGACCGCGACTGAGCATGACGAGGTTGTGCTTGCGAATTGGCGTGCGGCGCATGGGCGGGTCATCAACGTTTTCCAGGCGAATCTTCGCAATCGTTGTAAAGAGTTTCAGTACCCGGTTGGCCAACGGCTCAAGCGTTTTCCGACAATCGTTGACAAGCTGACGCGTCAACCGGAAATGCACCTTGCCCGCATGAACGACATTGCTGGATGCCGAGTGATTTTTCCCACGATAAAGTCACTCTATCAATTTCGAGATCAGCTTTTAAAAGCTCGGTGGAGTCACAAACTAACCCATGATCCGGATCGCTATGACTATGTCGAGCGGCCAAAGGAGACGGGGTATCGCGGGATACATTTGGTCTATTCTTTTGTTCCGCGTGGACGCGGGGCTGAGCCTTGGCGAGGGCTTCGCATCGAGATTCAGTTGCGCACAAAAGCACAACATGTATGGGCGACCGGTGTCGAGACGGGTGATCTGTTAACAAAAGGCAGAGCCAAGTTCGGGGAAGGCGCTGATGCCTACCGACGTTATTGGCTGCTTGCGAGCGAAATCATTGCGCGTACTCGAGAGGGTCAGCCTTCGTACTTAGCGGAACTATCTTCAGAAGAAATTGTTTATCATTTTGAGGCGCTTGACCAGCAGTTAAATATACGAAGGCTTATGCGATCAGCGCGGCGGTCTCAACCCAAACTGAAGGCTGAAGCATCGACAGTCCTTATTTATCGGGCCGACAGAAAGCTGCCGTTGACAGCTCACAGCTTCTCGCATTGGCAGGATGCGGTCAAATTTTATAATAAAGCAGAGAAAGATTTGGCAGATCAGGCTGATGTGGTTTTGGTCGAGGCTGATAATGTAAAAAGTATTCGAAATGTTTTTAGAAATTATTTTTCGAATACAACAGATTTTTTAAGGTATATTGATGCGGGGATAAATCTGCTAAAATAA
- a CDS encoding acyl-CoA carboxylase subunit beta — protein sequence MKAVIDELERRRAAARMGGGEKRIKAQHDKGKLSARERIDVMLDPGSFEEFDMFVEHDCTEFGMADKKIPGDGVVTGSGTINGRLVYVFAKDFTVFGGSLSLAHARKICKVQDAALKNGAPIIGLFDAGGARIQEGVDALGGYAEIFQRNVLASGVIPQISVIMGPCAGGDVYSPAMTDFIFMVKDTSYMYVTGPDVVKTVTNEVVTHEELGGASVHAKKSGVADAAFENDIEALIQVRRMIDFLPLNNREKPPVRSVADRPDRMEHSLDTLVPPNPNKPYDIRELIVKTADEGDFFEIAPSYAANIVIGFGRLEGQTVGFVANQPLVLAGVLDIDASKKAARFVRFCDAFEIPIITFVDVPGFLPGTRQEYGGLIKHGAKLLFAYAEATVPKLTVITRKAYGGAYDVMASKHLRGDINYAWPSAEIAVMGAKGAAEIIHRADLGDPGKMAAHTKEYEDRFANPFVAAARGYLDDVILPRNTRLRLISALRTLRNKQLTNPWKKHDNIPL from the coding sequence ATGAAAGCTGTCATCGATGAGCTCGAACGCCGGCGCGCCGCTGCGCGCATGGGCGGAGGCGAAAAGCGCATCAAGGCCCAGCACGACAAGGGCAAGCTGAGCGCGCGCGAACGCATCGACGTGATGCTGGACCCCGGCTCGTTTGAAGAGTTCGACATGTTTGTCGAGCATGACTGCACCGAGTTCGGCATGGCCGACAAGAAAATCCCCGGCGACGGCGTGGTCACCGGGTCCGGGACCATCAATGGCCGGCTGGTTTACGTCTTCGCCAAGGATTTCACGGTGTTCGGCGGCTCACTCTCGCTCGCCCATGCGCGCAAGATCTGCAAGGTGCAGGACGCGGCGCTCAAAAACGGCGCGCCCATCATCGGCCTGTTCGATGCCGGCGGCGCGCGCATCCAGGAAGGCGTGGACGCGCTGGGCGGTTACGCGGAAATCTTCCAGCGCAATGTGCTGGCCTCAGGCGTCATTCCGCAGATCAGCGTGATCATGGGGCCGTGCGCGGGCGGGGACGTGTATTCGCCGGCCATGACCGACTTCATCTTCATGGTGAAGGACACCTCCTACATGTATGTCACCGGCCCGGACGTGGTCAAAACCGTCACCAACGAGGTGGTGACCCATGAGGAGCTGGGCGGGGCGTCGGTGCACGCCAAAAAGTCCGGCGTGGCCGATGCGGCGTTCGAGAACGATATCGAGGCGCTCATCCAGGTGCGCCGGATGATCGACTTCCTGCCCCTCAATAATCGCGAGAAGCCGCCCGTGCGCTCGGTGGCCGACAGGCCCGACCGGATGGAGCACAGCCTGGACACGCTGGTCCCGCCCAACCCGAACAAGCCCTATGACATCCGCGAGCTGATCGTGAAGACCGCCGACGAAGGCGATTTCTTCGAGATCGCGCCGTCGTATGCGGCCAATATCGTCATCGGGTTCGGGCGCCTTGAGGGCCAGACCGTGGGCTTTGTCGCCAACCAGCCGCTGGTGCTGGCCGGGGTGCTGGACATTGACGCCTCGAAAAAAGCCGCGCGCTTTGTGCGCTTCTGTGATGCGTTCGAAATCCCGATCATTACCTTCGTCGACGTGCCCGGCTTCCTGCCCGGCACGCGCCAGGAATATGGCGGCCTGATCAAGCACGGCGCCAAGCTTCTGTTCGCCTATGCCGAGGCCACGGTGCCCAAGCTCACCGTCATCACCCGCAAGGCCTATGGCGGCGCCTATGACGTGATGGCGTCGAAACATTTGCGCGGCGATATCAATTACGCCTGGCCCTCAGCCGAGATCGCGGTGATGGGCGCGAAAGGCGCCGCCGAGATCATCCACCGCGCCGACCTCGGCGACCCCGGCAAGATGGCCGCCCACACCAAGGAATACGAAGACCGCTTCGCCAACCCCTTCGTGGCGGCCGCGCGCGGCTATCTCGACGACGTCATCCTGCCCCGCAACACCCGCCTGCGCCTGATCAGCGCCCTGCGCACCCTGCGCAACAAGCAACTGACCAATCCGTGGAAAAAGCACGATAATATTCCGTTGTGA
- a CDS encoding TetR/AcrR family transcriptional regulator: protein MTALAGGVQRAQGRSLDAVEREQARTAILGLMSQGPLERLGMREAAAAAGLSLATLYKYFGGKDGLPAAVLAPDLEALVAAMDHASRTAIGVKARLQGVLGALCEFARSHADAAKALWLHLPPSTWDAGDPDWRGQRLRIVSHILRNGQRDGSVRADVDDASLAQLMLGAADRSIETALADTEAEAPAGARLFAHLWPLAAA, encoded by the coding sequence ATGACAGCGTTGGCCGGCGGCGTCCAGAGGGCGCAAGGACGATCACTCGACGCCGTGGAGCGCGAACAGGCGCGCACGGCGATCCTGGGGCTGATGAGCCAGGGACCGCTGGAGCGCTTGGGGATGCGTGAGGCCGCGGCGGCGGCGGGCTTGAGCCTCGCCACGCTCTACAAATATTTCGGCGGCAAGGACGGCCTGCCAGCCGCCGTGCTGGCGCCCGATCTGGAGGCGCTGGTCGCGGCCATGGACCATGCCTCGCGCACCGCCATTGGCGTGAAGGCGCGCCTGCAGGGCGTGCTGGGGGCGCTGTGCGAGTTCGCCAGATCCCATGCCGACGCGGCCAAGGCGCTGTGGCTGCACCTGCCGCCCAGCACCTGGGATGCCGGCGATCCCGACTGGCGCGGCCAGCGCCTGCGCATCGTGTCGCACATATTGCGCAATGGTCAGCGCGACGGCTCGGTGCGGGCCGATGTGGATGATGCGTCGCTGGCCCAGCTGATGCTGGGCGCGGCGGACCGGTCCATCGAGACCGCGCTGGCGGACACTGAGGCCGAGGCGCCGGCCGGCGCGCGCCTGTTCGCCCATCTGTGGCCGCTGGCGGCGGCCTGA